One Pseudomonadota bacterium genomic region harbors:
- the pseI gene encoding pseudaminic acid synthase, which translates to MNKPIKINEHLIGSQYPPFIVAEMSGNHNQSLESAFKIVEAAAMAGVHAVKLQTYTADTITIDADSSDFFIDDPESLWKGQSLYKLYQQAYTPWEWHGPIFKRCQELGIIAFSTPFDETAVDFLESLNVPAYKIASFENNHLPLIKKVASTGKPLIISTGMATDIEIQEAIQTAQNAGCRDIILLKCTSTYPATPENTNLMTIPDMKERFRVHVGISDHTLSIGVSIAAVALGAVIIEKHLTVARLEGGVDAAFSLEPMEMKSLVEETEKAWQALGRVHYGPVDEEKPSLRFRRSIYIVKNIKKGQKFTSENIRIIRPGLGMHPRYYEETLGQKAACNIKKGMPLNREFIDKDQHTS; encoded by the coding sequence ATGAACAAGCCAATAAAAATCAATGAACATTTGATTGGCTCGCAATATCCTCCTTTTATTGTGGCTGAAATGTCCGGGAACCACAATCAGTCTCTGGAGAGTGCTTTTAAAATCGTTGAAGCTGCTGCTATGGCAGGCGTCCATGCAGTGAAGCTCCAAACCTATACTGCTGATACAATTACAATAGATGCTGATTCCAGTGATTTTTTTATTGATGACCCGGAAAGTCTATGGAAAGGTCAGTCGCTTTATAAGTTATATCAGCAGGCATATACACCCTGGGAATGGCATGGACCTATATTTAAACGTTGTCAAGAACTCGGTATTATTGCATTCAGTACGCCTTTTGATGAAACGGCTGTTGATTTTCTCGAAAGCCTTAATGTCCCGGCGTATAAGATTGCATCATTTGAAAATAATCATCTGCCTTTAATCAAAAAAGTTGCCTCGACGGGAAAACCCTTGATCATATCGACAGGTATGGCAACGGATATTGAAATTCAAGAAGCGATCCAGACTGCACAGAACGCAGGGTGCCGTGATATTATTTTGCTTAAATGTACGAGTACATACCCGGCAACACCGGAAAACACTAATCTTATGACCATTCCGGATATGAAGGAGCGTTTCCGGGTACATGTTGGTATTTCCGATCATACGCTCAGTATCGGCGTCAGCATTGCTGCAGTTGCCTTGGGAGCAGTTATTATTGAGAAACATTTAACTGTGGCAAGATTGGAGGGTGGCGTAGATGCAGCCTTTTCGCTTGAGCCAATGGAAATGAAATCTCTTGTTGAGGAAACTGAAAAAGCCTGGCAAGCTCTTGGAAGAGTTCATTATGGGCCTGTCGATGAAGAAAAGCCGTCGCTCAGGTTTAGACGTTCAATTTATATTGTTAAGAACATAAAAAAAGGACAAAAATTTACATCTGAAAATATAAGAATTATTCGGCCGGGACTGGGTATGCATCCGAGATATTACGAAGAAACCCTGGGTCAGAAAGCTGCGTGCAATATCAAAAAAGGAATGCCTCTGAATCGTGAATTTATAGATAAGGATCAACATACTTCGTAA
- a CDS encoding class I SAM-dependent methyltransferase → MKLKPLFDKFCDPERKIRDSYIFKSIDAGVSAIYGLAGVNPPWKPDEAKYWRSRNPGDKHGPENYILEDNSTYVMFEDLLKVVKADCSFLEIGCNAGRNLNYLLNHGYTDLAGIEINNASVNVVLKERFPDLYKKGTFFIGNALDEIKTIPDARYDVVFSIGVLEHIPYEDKALFNEIARVSKQYIAIITGAKSILFNHDYENIFRKAGYTTIVYRLFYGEGHNFQLPMEPYNEKKHAFDSMFLRIFIKNSRK, encoded by the coding sequence ATGAAGCTTAAACCCCTATTTGACAAATTTTGTGATCCGGAGCGAAAAATCCGGGACAGTTATATCTTTAAAAGTATCGACGCAGGGGTGTCAGCTATTTACGGGTTGGCCGGGGTCAACCCTCCCTGGAAACCCGATGAAGCTAAATATTGGCGCTCAAGGAATCCGGGCGATAAACATGGCCCGGAGAACTACATTTTGGAAGACAACTCTACCTATGTAATGTTCGAGGACCTTTTAAAAGTTGTTAAAGCTGACTGCTCTTTCCTTGAAATAGGGTGTAATGCCGGAAGAAATTTGAATTATCTGCTAAATCATGGCTATACAGACCTTGCAGGAATAGAAATAAATAATGCATCGGTTAATGTTGTTTTGAAAGAGCGTTTCCCCGATCTTTACAAAAAAGGAACATTTTTTATCGGTAATGCCCTTGATGAGATCAAAACAATACCCGACGCACGGTACGATGTTGTATTTTCAATCGGTGTGCTTGAGCATATTCCATATGAGGACAAAGCCCTGTTCAACGAAATTGCCAGGGTATCGAAGCAGTATATTGCGATTATAACCGGTGCAAAATCGATACTATTTAATCACGACTATGAGAATATATTTAGGAAAGCCGGTTATACCACCATTGTTTATAGGCTTTTTTATGGGGAAGGCCATAATTTTCAGTTACCTATGGAACCTTATAATGAAAAAAAACATGCCTTTGATTCTATGTTCTTACGGATATTTATAAAAAATTCCCGGAAATAA
- a CDS encoding ABC transporter ATP-binding protein has product MTKFAMQEKDISDIRIMVWFLRPYWFKALFVFTLLFVYAFFETLSVGALYPFVSRILSKGDSTAQYGGKILEYLDSVSSLLPVDDKLIAASLFLLVLIIFSRIFGIISESASLWYHLRLHADLQNKIFQKILLNQYGYFHTRKHGDLMYIGGEASQSVGEMFFYFPKAGVEFFRIIIITVLLLTISIKFTFLMYLVIAGFSIIVYILSNKIINPSAKRVQVARSNIMSLFSESFSGIRQIKLFDNYKYWFEKLKKETAIARKQQFTYTAPAYFSSHLILSVGSLSTVLAIIYAKLYTPYSFTMIFPIIIVYVGALMRLMPSVKEIAHQWMGLKGLAPRIRITYETLADTRYEMDDNGEEFPGLAGEIRLSNASFSYPTRQDVLKNINIMIPRNHTVAIVGESGSGKSTLADILLRLYVPSEGKIFIDGIDYQHYSRTSWLRHLGIVSQDPFIFHASVKDNIKIGKLNATDEEIIDAARIANAHQFIMELPERYDTIVGDRGMTLSGGQCQRVAIARALIKNPEILILDEATSSLDNISEKTIQDSLREVAKSRTTVVIAHRLSTIEHADKIFVMKQGEIVEEGTHESLLENRSYYHSLYQREKEGEAGTNCI; this is encoded by the coding sequence ATGACAAAGTTTGCGATGCAGGAAAAAGACATAAGCGATATAAGGATAATGGTCTGGTTCTTGAGACCTTATTGGTTCAAGGCGCTTTTTGTGTTCACACTACTTTTTGTATATGCATTCTTTGAGACGTTGAGTGTAGGTGCATTATATCCTTTTGTAAGCAGGATACTTTCTAAAGGCGATTCAACAGCACAATACGGTGGGAAAATATTGGAATATCTCGATTCGGTCTCGTCATTGCTGCCCGTTGATGATAAACTCATTGCTGCAAGCCTGTTCCTTCTCGTATTGATCATTTTCAGCCGGATTTTCGGGATTATATCGGAAAGTGCATCACTCTGGTATCATTTACGACTCCATGCTGATCTCCAAAATAAGATTTTCCAGAAAATACTTCTGAATCAATATGGTTATTTTCACACCAGGAAACACGGAGACCTTATGTATATCGGCGGGGAAGCATCTCAGTCTGTGGGTGAAATGTTTTTTTATTTCCCTAAAGCCGGCGTAGAATTTTTCAGAATTATCATAATAACCGTTCTTTTGCTCACGATTTCAATAAAATTTACCTTCCTGATGTACTTGGTTATCGCCGGGTTCAGTATTATTGTCTATATACTTTCAAATAAGATTATCAATCCTTCTGCAAAGAGGGTCCAGGTAGCACGTTCAAATATTATGTCGCTCTTCTCGGAATCATTTTCCGGTATAAGGCAGATAAAGCTTTTTGACAATTACAAATACTGGTTTGAAAAGTTGAAAAAAGAGACGGCTATCGCACGAAAACAACAATTTACATATACTGCGCCGGCATATTTTTCTTCACATTTAATACTGTCGGTTGGTTCTTTAAGCACGGTTTTAGCTATTATTTATGCCAAGCTCTATACGCCGTACAGTTTTACCATGATTTTCCCTATCATTATTGTTTATGTAGGTGCATTAATGAGGCTCATGCCTTCTGTCAAGGAAATTGCGCATCAGTGGATGGGACTCAAAGGACTGGCACCGCGCATCCGCATTACCTATGAAACGCTGGCCGATACACGATATGAGATGGATGATAATGGAGAAGAGTTCCCTGGTTTAGCGGGCGAAATAAGGTTGAGTAACGCTTCCTTCTCCTATCCCACAAGACAGGATGTCCTGAAAAATATCAATATCATGATACCGAGAAACCATACGGTTGCTATTGTTGGAGAATCAGGGTCCGGAAAATCAACTTTGGCCGATATACTGCTTCGTTTGTATGTACCTTCTGAAGGTAAGATATTCATTGATGGGATTGATTACCAGCATTATTCGCGTACTTCATGGTTAAGACATTTAGGGATTGTAAGTCAGGATCCCTTCATATTCCACGCTTCTGTAAAAGATAACATCAAGATAGGTAAACTTAATGCTACTGATGAAGAAATTATAGATGCAGCAAGAATTGCCAATGCCCATCAGTTCATTATGGAACTGCCTGAGAGATATGATACAATTGTAGGTGACCGGGGAATGACATTGTCAGGAGGGCAATGCCAAAGAGTGGCCATTGCAAGGGCACTGATAAAAAACCCTGAAATACTTATCCTTGATGAAGCTACAAGCTCTTTAGACAATATTTCTGAGAAAACGATACAGGATTCTCTTAGAGAGGTAGCAAAAAGCAGGACAACAGTTGTGATTGCACATAGACTTTCAACAATTGAGCATGCCGATAAAATCTTTGTTATGAAACAAGGAGAGATTGTGGAAGAAGGGACGCATGAAAGTTTGCTTGAAAATCGCAGTTATTACCACTCTCTTTATCAGAGAGAGAAAGAAGGGGAAGCAGGGACAAATTGTATATGA
- a CDS encoding aldolase catalytic domain-containing protein: MDSDKLPHFDILDCTIRDGGYLNNWRFDAKMVREVYRALSKAGVDIVEIGFRGTDKYFNRNEFGPWRFTDIKDLKEVVGGIKGARLAIMGDYGKLDVEDFTDDYREYVDFIRIAVHKDGTPGAIRQLEEIKKKGFEVSLNAMGITGYTGEETQELVKMLADSDIDYIYIADSYGSILPDQMRQLVEPFLGLKHIKIGFHPHNSLQMAFANTLEAIKCGVDIIDGTIYGMGRGAGNLPTEVILSYLQLSTTDKYNVIPILHCIDRFFTNIQTDEPWGYQLPYMLSGIFQCHPYYPKTLVDYREFSMEDIWKALEVLRKINPVGFSKDILDDIIKSGMIGGLRKGKIGEGKSVDANKQRERTIEVPYKDLYKGRDFLLLANGPTLKEYGTKIDEFIKKYNPVILGANYLSGLFKPHYHSFNNKKRFVDYIDTVDNNAVLLLGENFPDDMIREYTSRSYETLYFNDELNDFDIIDGVIQSNCRTIAVLLMGVAIVMGANRIFAVGMDGYAGSELKEGFHFYDEKVEPEEKDLVIERHRYNQHFIEQIDEYLNSIGKEGIHILTPTSYKAFYKGIENYL; encoded by the coding sequence ATGGATTCTGATAAGCTTCCACATTTTGATATTTTGGATTGTACAATAAGAGATGGCGGGTACTTAAACAATTGGCGTTTTGATGCAAAAATGGTGCGGGAAGTATACCGTGCGCTCTCTAAGGCTGGTGTTGATATTGTTGAAATTGGATTTAGAGGGACAGACAAATATTTTAACAGAAATGAATTCGGTCCCTGGAGATTTACCGATATAAAAGACCTGAAAGAAGTAGTTGGGGGTATCAAAGGTGCCAGGCTTGCAATCATGGGGGACTATGGAAAGCTTGATGTCGAAGATTTTACAGATGATTATAGGGAGTATGTTGATTTTATCAGGATTGCCGTACATAAGGACGGTACACCCGGGGCAATCAGACAGCTTGAAGAAATTAAGAAGAAAGGATTTGAGGTATCTCTGAATGCTATGGGTATTACGGGCTATACCGGAGAAGAAACGCAAGAATTGGTCAAGATGCTTGCGGATTCCGATATAGATTATATATATATTGCAGACAGTTATGGTTCAATTCTGCCGGATCAGATGCGACAGCTCGTTGAGCCTTTTTTGGGGCTTAAGCATATAAAGATCGGTTTTCATCCCCACAATAGTTTACAGATGGCTTTTGCGAATACCCTTGAAGCAATAAAGTGTGGTGTTGATATCATTGACGGTACAATATACGGTATGGGCCGGGGTGCTGGAAATCTTCCTACAGAGGTTATACTCTCATATCTTCAGCTTTCAACAACGGATAAGTACAATGTTATCCCCATATTGCACTGTATAGACAGGTTTTTTACAAACATTCAAACAGATGAGCCCTGGGGATATCAGCTTCCGTATATGCTCTCAGGCATATTTCAGTGCCATCCTTATTATCCCAAAACACTTGTAGATTACCGCGAGTTTTCAATGGAAGATATCTGGAAAGCCCTTGAAGTTTTACGCAAGATAAACCCTGTCGGTTTTTCAAAAGATATTCTTGATGATATCATAAAGAGTGGCATGATAGGCGGTCTTAGAAAGGGTAAGATAGGTGAAGGGAAATCTGTTGATGCAAATAAGCAGAGGGAGAGGACAATTGAGGTCCCATATAAAGATCTGTATAAGGGGAGGGATTTTCTCTTACTGGCCAACGGTCCTACCCTGAAGGAGTATGGAACGAAGATTGATGAATTTATCAAGAAGTATAATCCTGTAATCCTTGGCGCTAATTATCTTTCCGGTTTATTCAAACCACATTATCATTCCTTTAACAACAAAAAGAGGTTTGTAGATTATATTGATACTGTTGACAACAATGCGGTTTTGTTGCTTGGAGAAAACTTTCCGGACGATATGATCAGGGAATATACATCCAGGAGTTATGAAACCCTTTATTTTAATGATGAACTGAATGATTTTGATATTATTGACGGAGTGATCCAGTCTAATTGCAGGACAATTGCGGTATTACTTATGGGTGTGGCCATTGTTATGGGTGCAAACAGAATATTTGCCGTAGGAATGGACGGTTATGCCGGTTCAGAGTTGAAAGAGGGTTTTCATTTTTATGACGAAAAGGTTGAGCCCGAAGAAAAAGACCTTGTTATTGAGCGTCACCGCTATAACCAGCATTTTATTGAGCAGATTGATGAATACCTGAATAGCATAGGAAAAGAGGGCATACATATACTTACTCCCACAAGCTATAAGGCCTTTTATAAAGGGATAGAAAATTACCTCTAA
- a CDS encoding 4Fe-4S ferredoxin has translation MTDRYQELRKLFQERKLFKLVCGAGNEDLTEVRRLATIYTLAGAAMHDLSANVDVVEAAKKGIKTAYELAPMMDRKIALRPFLNVSIGIKGDPHVRKAQIDKKVCTCCGKCIDVCRQEAIEEDFIIQEFRCIGCGDCEKACAFEAINFIHKKADFDKILPECARAGVETMELHAVTEDDDAAIRDWRLLNRIIKDNFVSVCLDRSLLSNKRIIERIEKMYEITGERMIVQADGVPMSGEGDDFNTTLQAVACADVVMKSGMPVMVLLSGGTNSKTGTLARQCGVFAHGVAVGSFARKIVKPFVMRDDFDADFDIIKEAVSVAEDLVRLNLEDIHG, from the coding sequence ATGACAGACCGCTACCAGGAATTAAGAAAACTTTTTCAGGAACGGAAACTTTTTAAACTTGTCTGTGGTGCAGGAAACGAGGACCTTACCGAGGTGAGGAGACTTGCAACAATATACACCCTTGCTGGTGCGGCCATGCATGATCTTTCTGCTAATGTGGATGTTGTTGAGGCGGCGAAAAAAGGTATAAAGACTGCGTACGAACTGGCTCCCATGATGGACAGAAAGATAGCTCTTCGGCCTTTCCTCAATGTTAGCATAGGTATCAAAGGAGACCCTCATGTGCGTAAAGCACAAATAGACAAAAAAGTCTGTACATGTTGCGGTAAGTGCATCGATGTTTGTAGACAGGAGGCAATAGAAGAAGACTTTATTATACAGGAATTCCGGTGTATCGGCTGCGGCGACTGTGAAAAGGCCTGTGCTTTTGAGGCAATTAACTTTATCCATAAAAAGGCGGATTTTGACAAAATACTCCCTGAATGTGCCAGAGCGGGAGTTGAAACTATGGAACTCCATGCTGTTACTGAAGATGATGATGCGGCAATAAGGGACTGGAGGCTTCTCAATAGGATTATAAAAGATAATTTTGTCAGCGTATGCCTTGACAGGTCGTTGCTATCGAATAAACGTATTATAGAACGTATTGAAAAAATGTACGAGATTACCGGTGAGCGCATGATAGTTCAGGCAGACGGTGTGCCCATGAGCGGCGAAGGGGACGATTTTAATACCACATTACAGGCAGTGGCTTGTGCTGATGTTGTAATGAAAAGCGGCATGCCTGTCATGGTTCTTCTTTCAGGTGGAACAAACAGCAAAACCGGCACCCTTGCAAGGCAGTGCGGTGTTTTTGCGCATGGTGTTGCTGTGGGCAGTTTTGCCAGAAAGATTGTAAAGCCTTTTGTGATGCGGGATGATTTTGATGCTGATTTTGATATCATAAAAGAGGCTGTCTCTGTAGCTGAAGACCTTGTCCGACTGAACCTGGAAGACATCCATGGTTGA
- a CDS encoding HAD family hydrolase, whose amino-acid sequence MVDLLVGKAIIDDVRVIIFDKDGTLIELYHYWSKMVELRARLICERLSLDNIHVKNISYEMGVDDNTGRLRPDGPVGLKKREIVMQAAIDYLAGLGYKETYNLCFNIFKEVDEFTSSDLKGFVKPISGAKELVRKASKNGCKIAVATTDRRERAGLAMNFIGIGDVVDMIVGADDVSRQKPDPEQVYMILNTFGIDRSHAVMVGDALTDVEMGINAGVKASIGLLTGFATYEQLMKTTPYVADDISKIEIITRDGDKP is encoded by the coding sequence ATGGTTGACTTACTTGTAGGGAAAGCCATTATCGATGATGTCCGTGTAATTATCTTCGACAAGGATGGAACCCTTATAGAGCTTTATCATTACTGGTCTAAGATGGTGGAACTCAGGGCGAGACTTATTTGTGAAAGACTGTCACTTGATAACATACATGTAAAGAATATTTCCTATGAAATGGGGGTTGATGATAATACCGGCAGGCTCAGACCGGATGGCCCGGTAGGTCTCAAGAAGCGGGAAATAGTTATGCAGGCTGCTATAGATTATCTCGCAGGTCTGGGATATAAAGAAACATACAACCTTTGTTTCAATATCTTTAAAGAAGTGGATGAGTTTACTTCCAGCGATCTCAAGGGATTCGTAAAACCCATATCCGGTGCAAAAGAGCTTGTGAGAAAAGCCTCTAAAAACGGATGCAAAATAGCTGTTGCTACGACAGACAGACGGGAAAGAGCGGGACTGGCAATGAACTTTATAGGAATTGGTGATGTTGTTGACATGATTGTTGGTGCAGACGATGTGTCCAGACAGAAACCTGATCCTGAGCAGGTATACATGATCCTTAATACCTTTGGTATAGACCGGTCGCATGCTGTCATGGTTGGTGATGCCCTAACTGATGTCGAGATGGGGATAAACGCTGGTGTGAAGGCCTCAATCGGTCTTTTGACAGGTTTTGCAACATATGAACAACTTATGAAAACTACACCCTATGTGGCTGACGATATTTCAAAAATAGAAATAATAACAAGGGATGGTGACAAGCCATGA
- a CDS encoding aldolase/citrate lyase family protein: MKNTLKNTLKKGNVVYGPWCTIPSAAVVNVIAATGVDFIIIDMEHGSHNIETVENMIRAAEVEGCFSIVRVAKNDEALILSALDIGACGVIVPHIESKEDAELAISYTKYYPLGTRGFSPFTRAGGYSLHNVKGHAEKQNKETSLILLLEGKAGIGNLEDILSIEDVETKVDAIYIGAYDLSQALGVPGQVDHPDVRSTMEICIARINKSGIAAGGYVAKDENDIRWMRDMGMQLITLLPDCTMIYHAFERFYHDFRKR, translated from the coding sequence ATGAAAAACACACTTAAAAATACGCTGAAAAAAGGCAATGTGGTCTATGGCCCCTGGTGTACGATTCCCTCTGCTGCGGTTGTTAATGTAATTGCCGCTACAGGGGTAGATTTTATAATTATTGACATGGAGCACGGATCTCATAATATAGAGACCGTTGAAAATATGATACGGGCTGCTGAAGTCGAAGGATGTTTTTCGATAGTGAGGGTGGCGAAAAACGACGAGGCATTGATATTAAGCGCTCTTGATATCGGCGCCTGTGGAGTAATCGTCCCCCATATCGAGTCTAAGGAAGATGCTGAACTGGCAATTTCTTATACGAAATATTACCCATTAGGAACAAGAGGTTTTTCGCCATTTACAAGAGCCGGCGGGTATTCGCTCCACAATGTGAAAGGTCACGCTGAAAAACAGAACAAAGAAACGTCGCTGATCCTTCTTCTTGAAGGCAAGGCGGGTATCGGGAACCTCGAAGACATCCTTTCTATTGAAGATGTTGAAACAAAAGTTGATGCCATATATATCGGTGCATACGATCTTTCACAGGCGCTCGGTGTTCCCGGCCAGGTGGATCATCCTGATGTGAGGAGCACCATGGAGATATGTATAGCCAGGATCAATAAAAGTGGAATTGCCGCAGGCGGGTATGTGGCAAAGGATGAGAACGATATCCGGTGGATGCGTGATATGGGCATGCAGTTAATCACCCTTCTGCCAGATTGTACCATGATTTACCATGCCTTTGAGAGGTTTTACCATGATTTCAGGAAGAGATGA
- a CDS encoding 3-deoxy-manno-octulosonate cytidylyltransferase, with translation MKIVGMVPARLQSSRLPEKALIDIEGLPIVIHTCKRAKLAGKLEEVYLVTDSEKIREAGEFHSIKVIMTGTHHRSGSDRLAEACTYIECDIVVNIQGDEPLVVPEHIDAIVDPLVLDPAVQIAVGVTPYKKRGSTSDIKAVLDLEGNIMYCSRNDLPSDARSTVNEMFKMCFIVPFRKGFLLQYTLWEPTPLETIEFNEYLRVLEHGVKMRAVKIDNARISVDTPEDLAIVREMMKEDTIKHRYM, from the coding sequence ATGAAGATTGTCGGTATGGTCCCGGCAAGGCTTCAATCAAGCAGGCTGCCTGAAAAAGCCCTTATAGATATAGAAGGTCTGCCCATAGTCATCCATACCTGTAAAAGAGCCAAGCTGGCCGGAAAACTCGAAGAAGTTTACCTTGTAACGGATAGTGAGAAAATAAGAGAAGCGGGAGAGTTCCACAGCATTAAGGTCATCATGACAGGAACGCATCACAGAAGCGGTTCCGATAGACTTGCAGAGGCGTGTACTTATATTGAGTGTGATATTGTAGTAAATATCCAGGGCGACGAACCCCTTGTTGTGCCTGAACATATTGACGCAATTGTTGATCCCCTTGTGCTGGATCCTGCTGTCCAGATTGCTGTTGGGGTTACACCCTATAAAAAAAGAGGCAGCACCTCTGATATTAAGGCTGTTTTAGACCTTGAGGGCAATATTATGTATTGTTCCCGTAACGATCTGCCAAGCGATGCACGAAGTACAGTAAATGAGATGTTTAAGATGTGTTTTATAGTTCCATTCAGGAAGGGGTTTCTCCTCCAGTACACATTGTGGGAACCGACGCCCCTTGAAACCATTGAATTCAACGAGTACCTCCGGGTGTTGGAACATGGCGTGAAGATGCGCGCTGTTAAGATCGACAATGCCAGGATCAGTGTCGACACCCCTGAAGACCTTGCGATTGTGCGCGAGATGATGAAGGAAGATACAATCAAGCACAGATATATGTGA
- a CDS encoding DegT/DnrJ/EryC1/StrS aminotransferase family protein, whose amino-acid sequence MLQAHRPSIGNEELEEVRKVFETGWLGMGSQVLEFENMMKDYLGARNVVAVNTGTTALHITLDAYGIGPGDEVITPSLTFCAGIQSIIALGATPVFCEIDPYTLNIDLADMEKRITTETKAIMPVHYCGYACDMDRLLEIAGSKKIVVIEDAAHAFGSSYKGRKIGSIGDATCFSFDPIKNITCGEGGAIAVSDDVIAEKIRKKRVLGISKDSWQRQEKTQSWFYEVVTQGYRYHMSNINAAIGIVQLRKIHKFIERKRFIIEKYDRAFKNINNIKTFKWDFSEMAPFMYILRVAGGRRDEMMDFLASKGVASGVHYIPNHIQPFFKDYTTELPVTEMIWKEIITLPLFYDMTDEDVNLVIRSVTEFCNQ is encoded by the coding sequence ATGTTACAGGCACATAGACCCTCTATCGGTAATGAAGAGCTTGAAGAGGTTAGAAAGGTATTTGAAACAGGTTGGCTTGGTATGGGCTCGCAGGTATTAGAATTTGAAAATATGATGAAGGACTATCTGGGTGCGCGCAATGTGGTGGCTGTAAATACAGGAACGACAGCGCTCCATATTACACTCGATGCTTACGGCATCGGACCGGGAGATGAGGTGATCACTCCTTCATTGACATTTTGTGCAGGTATACAAAGCATTATTGCCCTTGGTGCAACCCCTGTTTTTTGTGAAATTGATCCGTATACCCTCAATATTGATCTTGCTGATATGGAAAAACGGATAACGACAGAAACAAAGGCTATTATGCCGGTTCATTATTGTGGTTATGCCTGTGATATGGACAGGCTCCTTGAAATTGCAGGAAGCAAAAAAATTGTTGTTATCGAAGATGCTGCCCATGCCTTCGGTTCATCATACAAAGGCAGGAAGATCGGCAGTATCGGCGATGCAACCTGCTTCAGCTTTGACCCGATAAAAAATATTACCTGCGGTGAGGGAGGGGCAATAGCTGTCAGCGATGATGTGATTGCAGAAAAGATACGCAAAAAAAGGGTTCTTGGAATATCAAAGGATTCCTGGCAGAGACAGGAAAAGACGCAGAGTTGGTTTTATGAGGTGGTGACGCAGGGATACCGTTACCATATGAGCAATATCAATGCTGCTATAGGGATAGTACAGCTCAGGAAGATTCATAAATTCATTGAGCGAAAGAGATTTATTATAGAAAAGTACGATAGAGCCTTTAAAAATATCAATAACATCAAGACATTTAAGTGGGACTTCAGCGAGATGGCCCCCTTTATGTACATACTGCGTGTTGCAGGCGGCAGAAGGGACGAGATGATGGATTTCCTTGCATCAAAAGGTGTGGCAAGTGGTGTCCATTACATACCTAATCATATCCAGCCATTTTTTAAAGATTATACAACAGAGCTTCCTGTTACGGAAATGATATGGAAGGAAATTATCACACTTCCTCTCTTCTATGACATGACAGACGAGGATGTGAACCTTGTCATCCGCTCTGTAACAGAATTTTGTAATCAGTGA
- a CDS encoding glycosyltransferase: MPPKVSINLCCYNSEQFLAETLQSIEDQTFRDWELIVINDGSSDSTESMIMEFKSRGFPVVYLYQENKGLGYSRNRALQFSQGEYIAFIDHDDVWLPEKLKKQVEIFEQRSDVDFIYTNYFVLKEEQRRLAFKSSKPDGDVFERFLKQYPVSVLTAAVRMSAIRGLGEYFDTNLRLCEEYDLFMRLLFRSKAAYIREPLAVYRIHPERASIKFIDGWPREMEDIIGKYKKVLEGFEENYAATLRYVYAKIGYYRARAEMAKQKPEKARAYLRPYLGIDFRFPLLYLITFLPPSVWYRAISIRSKGYFDT, encoded by the coding sequence ATGCCTCCAAAAGTAAGCATCAATCTGTGCTGCTACAATTCCGAACAGTTTCTGGCTGAAACATTACAAAGCATCGAAGACCAGACATTCAGGGATTGGGAGCTTATTGTGATTAACGACGGGTCTTCAGATTCGACAGAGTCTATGATCATGGAATTTAAGAGCCGTGGATTCCCGGTAGTATACCTGTATCAGGAAAACAAGGGGCTCGGCTATTCGCGTAACCGGGCCCTTCAATTTTCTCAGGGTGAGTATATTGCCTTTATTGACCATGATGATGTGTGGCTTCCGGAAAAGCTTAAAAAACAGGTAGAGATATTTGAACAGAGAAGCGACGTCGACTTTATATATACGAACTATTTTGTGTTGAAAGAAGAACAAAGGAGATTGGCGTTTAAAAGCTCCAAACCTGACGGAGATGTTTTTGAACGTTTCCTGAAGCAATATCCTGTGAGTGTTCTGACTGCCGCGGTTAGAATGAGCGCAATTCGGGGATTAGGGGAGTATTTTGACACTAACCTGAGGCTCTGCGAGGAATACGATCTTTTTATGAGGCTTCTGTTTCGCTCTAAGGCGGCTTATATCAGGGAACCATTAGCTGTCTACAGGATACATCCTGAAAGAGCCAGCATTAAGTTTATAGACGGATGGCCCCGCGAGATGGAGGACATTATCGGGAAATACAAAAAAGTTCTCGAAGGCTTCGAGGAAAATTATGCGGCAACGCTGCGATATGTTTACGCAAAAATAGGCTATTACCGTGCGCGCGCAGAAATGGCAAAACAAAAGCCCGAAAAAGCCAGGGCATACCTGCGACCTTATCTTGGAATAGATTTCCGTTTCCCCCTTCTCTACCTGATTACTTTTCTGCCACCTTCAGTTTGGTATAGAGCTATCTCTATAAGGAGCAAGGGATATTTCGATACTTAA